In one window of Bacillales bacterium DNA:
- a CDS encoding GNAT family N-acetyltransferase, which yields MKDIVLSTERMHLRKLHMGDVERLQRIFSDPIAMKHYPSTKNREETVRWIRWNLESYRKFGIGLWSAEWKASGAFAGQVGLVLQEVEGIQEVEIGYLFVREHWGKGLATEGANACKAYGFRELGFERLVSLIAPANERSIRVAKRIGMTFERTVEKWGRRLALYAIRKEDE from the coding sequence GTGAAAGACATTGTTTTGAGCACGGAACGCATGCACTTGCGGAAATTACATATGGGTGACGTGGAACGGCTGCAGCGGATATTTTCAGATCCGATCGCGATGAAGCATTATCCGTCAACGAAAAATCGCGAGGAAACGGTGCGGTGGATTCGCTGGAACTTGGAGAGCTACCGGAAGTTCGGCATCGGTTTATGGAGCGCCGAATGGAAAGCGAGCGGCGCATTCGCCGGCCAGGTCGGGCTCGTATTGCAGGAAGTGGAAGGCATTCAGGAAGTTGAGATCGGCTATTTGTTTGTGAGGGAGCATTGGGGAAAAGGGTTGGCGACGGAAGGGGCAAACGCGTGTAAGGCATACGGGTTCAGGGAACTCGGGTTTGAGCGGTTGGTTTCGCTGATCGCGCCGGCAAATGAGCGGTCGATACGCGTGGCGAAGCGAATCGGGATGACGTTTGAACGGACGGTAGAGAAGTGGGGGCGGCGATTGGCGCTTTACGCGATTCGAAAGGAGGACGAGTGA
- a CDS encoding AAA family ATPase, producing the protein MDTPALYLITGIMASGKSTVGQLLAERLEKSVHVRGDVFRKMIVSGREEMAAEASAEAFKQLRLRYQLAASSAETYFTAGFSVVLQDVIIGPMLNEMLQLISARPLYLTVLCPDAAEVARREARRGKTGYGRFAIEQLNRVLHEETEKRGLWLDSTRLTAEETVDEILRRAPLEGKIL; encoded by the coding sequence ATGGATACGCCGGCACTCTATTTGATTACGGGAATTATGGCGTCAGGGAAATCGACGGTCGGCCAGTTGCTGGCCGAGCGGTTGGAGAAATCGGTGCATGTGCGCGGGGATGTGTTTCGGAAAATGATCGTCTCAGGCCGGGAGGAAATGGCGGCCGAGGCGTCGGCGGAGGCGTTCAAGCAGCTGCGGCTGCGGTATCAATTGGCGGCGTCGTCGGCGGAAACGTATTTTACGGCAGGGTTTTCTGTCGTTTTGCAAGATGTCATCATCGGCCCGATGTTGAATGAAATGTTGCAACTCATTTCGGCGCGTCCCTTGTATTTGACAGTGCTTTGTCCGGACGCCGCTGAGGTTGCCAGGCGTGAAGCCAGGCGTGGCAAAACCGGGTACGGGCGGTTCGCGATCGAGCAGTTGAACCGTGTGCTTCACGAAGAAACGGAAAAACGCGGGCTTTGGTTGGATTCGACGAGGCTGACGGCAGAGGAAACGGTCGACGAAATTTTGCGGCGAGCGCCTTTGGAAGGGAAAATTTTATAA
- a CDS encoding DUF1360 domain-containing protein, with protein MGNGSWLDFLVLILASFRLTHLVVYDDITAFLRKPFLTIHEETDEAGNVSERVEVKGSGLKNWLGRLLACHWCAGVWSGACLVLLYWFVPQMYPLLLILAVAGAAAIIESRL; from the coding sequence ATGGGTAATGGTTCCTGGCTGGATTTTCTCGTCCTCATACTCGCTTCCTTTCGATTGACGCATCTCGTCGTCTACGACGACATTACGGCTTTCCTGAGAAAACCGTTCTTGACAATCCATGAGGAAACGGACGAGGCGGGAAACGTGAGTGAACGCGTGGAAGTGAAAGGAAGCGGCTTGAAAAATTGGCTCGGGCGGCTGCTCGCTTGTCATTGGTGTGCGGGCGTTTGGTCGGGGGCATGCCTCGTTTTGCTTTATTGGTTCGTCCCGCAAATGTATCCGCTCCTGCTCATTCTTGCCGTGGCGGGGGCTGCCGCGATCATTGAATCACGTCTCTAA